A portion of the Micromonospora tarapacensis genome contains these proteins:
- a CDS encoding helix-turn-helix domain-containing protein gives MLAHRGPLGMLFHDLALVERGSTYHRLMRIAMRANEIVAGPAAGRRERVRAVQAIAMCSDPVVFLIDVPAQVLRADMLDGVRRLLGRPASADRETAADGATGGNARTGGDRETGGDREPGIHGEPGTDGGAAPVLAPARPVAARVGRRRPGRPRSMSPEQVQVARRMHLAGTHSADEIAAEFGVSRATVYRHLESVDDNETVVG, from the coding sequence ATGCTCGCGCACCGCGGCCCGCTCGGCATGCTCTTCCACGACCTGGCCCTGGTCGAACGGGGCAGCACCTACCACCGGTTGATGCGGATCGCGATGCGGGCCAACGAGATCGTCGCCGGCCCGGCCGCCGGCCGCCGGGAACGGGTCCGCGCCGTGCAGGCGATCGCCATGTGCAGCGACCCGGTGGTCTTCCTGATCGACGTGCCCGCGCAGGTGCTGCGGGCGGACATGCTCGACGGCGTCCGTCGCCTGCTGGGCCGCCCGGCGTCCGCCGACCGCGAGACGGCTGCCGACGGCGCGACCGGCGGCAACGCCAGGACCGGTGGCGACCGGGAGACAGGTGGCGACCGCGAACCGGGCATCCACGGCGAGCCGGGCACCGATGGCGGGGCGGCACCGGTGCTGGCACCCGCGCGGCCGGTGGCGGCGCGGGTGGGCCGACGACGGCCGGGGCGACCGCGGTCGATGAGCCCCGAACAGGTCCAGGTCGCCCGCCGGATGCACCTGGCGGGCACCCACTCGGCCGATGAGATCGCCGCCGAGTTCGGTGTGTCACGGGCGACGGTCTACCGCCACCTCGAATCGGTCGACGATAACGAGACGGTTGTGGGATAG